The Tumebacillus sp. BK434 genome segment CTGACCGGGAACCCTGCACCGGCCGAACTGGTGCGCCGTGTCAAGGATACGGTGACCGGGGCCTTGTCCCATCAGGAACTGCCCTTTGACCGACTGGTCGAAGAGCTGCAGCCGGCGCGCGATGCGTCGCGCAGCCCGTTGTTCCAAGCGATGTTCAACTTCCTCGACGCGCCGCATGAAGAGCTGCGCTTTGGCGGGCTGGCGCTGACGCATGGAGAAGTGCTGAACGGCACGGCCAAATTTGACCTGACGCTCTACGTGGAAGACGGGTCGGACGGCATCCGGGGCAATTTTGAATACAACGCCGACCTGTTCGAGCAGGCGACGGTCGAGCGGATGGCCGGGCATTTCCGCACGCTGTTGGAAGGCATCGCCAGCCGTCCCGAGCTGCCGGTGAGCGAATTGCCGCTGCTGACCGATGCGGAGTGGGAGCAGGCGGTGCACGGTTGGAACGACACCAAGACCCCGTATCCGCAAGACCGCTGCATTCATCAGCTGTTCGAAGCGCAGGCACAGCGGCAGCCGGACGCGGTGGCGACCGTCTACGGCGGCACGGCGCTGACCTATGCCGAGCTGAACGTGCGGGCGAACCAACTGGCCCATCACCTGCGCCGAAACGGCATCGGGCCGGATGCGCTGGTCGGGCTGTCGGTGGAGCGCTCGCACGACATGGTGATCGGGATGCTCGGCATTCTGAAAGCGGGCGGGGCGTATGTGCCGCTCGACCCGGCCTATCCGCAGGAGCGCTTGTCGTTCATGCAGGAGGACACCGGGATTCGGGTGGTCGTGGCGCAGGAGCAACTCGTCGGGAACCTGCCGCAGAGCGGCTTGACGATGATCTGTCTCGACCGCGACGCGGCTCAGATCGCCGCGGAGAGCACGGAGAACCCCGAGCCGCTCACCGGTGTGGAACACCTCGCCTACGTGCTCTACACGTCCGGCTCGACCGGCGTTCCCAAAGGCGTGCTCGTGCCGCATCGCGCGATCAACCGGCTGGTCTGCAACACCGATTTTGCGCAGCTCGACGCCACCGATGTGATCGGGCAGGTGTCGAACTCGTCGTTTGACGCGGTGACGTTCGAGATCTGGGGGGCGCTGGCCAACGGTGGCAGGATCGTCGGCGTGGGGAAAGAGATTGCGCTGATGCCGAAGGAGTTCGCGGAGGAGATTAAATCGCAAGGCATCACGGCGATGTTTCTTACCTCCGCGCTGTTCAACCAGCTTGCAGGCGTAGTACCTGACGCGTTTTCCCAGATGCGCCACCTGCTGGTCGGCGGGGAGGCGGTCGATGCGCGCTTTATGCGCGAAGTGATTAAACACGGCGCCCCCAAACGGCTGCTCAATGCGTACGGCCCGACAGAAAGCACGACGTTTGCGACCTGGCAGGATGTTTATGAAATGGCATTCGATGCGCTCTCCATCCCGATCGGCAAGCCGATCGCCAACACGTCCGCCTACGTGCTGGATGCTTATCTGCAGCCGGTGCCGGTCGGCGTGCCGGGCGAGCTGTACCTCGGCGGCGACGGCGTGGCGCGGGGCTACCTGAACCGCCAGGAACTGACGGCGGAGCGCTTCTTGCAGAATCCGTTCGCAGCCGGCCTGCTCTACAAGACGGGCGACCTCGTGTGCCGCTTGCCGAACGGGGCGATCGAGTACATCTCCCGCCTCGACCATCAGGTGAAAGTCCGCGGGTTCCGCATCGAGCTCGGCGAGATCGAGCAGGCGCTGGGAGCGCTGGGCAACATCCGCGACGTGATCGCTGTCGTGCGCGAAGATGAGCCGGGCGACAAGCGCGTCGTCGCCTATGTGGTGCCGGAGCGGACGGAAGGCTTTTCCGCCCAGGAACTGCGCGGGCTGCTCAAGGAAAAGCTGCCCGAATATATGCTGCCGTCCGCGATCCTGGCGCTCGAGGCGCTGCCGCTTACGGTGAACGGCAAAGTGGATCGCCATGCCCTGCCGCATCCGCAAGGGCTGCAGAGCCAGTCGGCCGAGTATGCGGCACCGCGCACCGAGATGGAAGAGATCGTCCTGTCCGTCTGGCAGCAGGTGCTGGGCGTGGAGTGCATCGGCATTCATGACAATTTCTTTGACCTGGGCGGACATTCGCTCTTGTTGATCCAAGTGCATGAAGGCGTACAGGAAAAGCTGCAGACGCAGTTTTCGATCGTGGAACTGTTCCGCCATACGACGGTGTATACGCTGACCAAATTTTTGTCGCAGCAGCAAGCGCAGGAGCCGGCCAAGACGGCTGGCCGTGCGGAAGAATCGCAGGCGCGGGCGCAGTCGAAAAAAGACGTGCTGAGCCGCCGCAAGCAATTATCCAAAGGCAGGGGGAAGTAAGACATGAGCCATGAGAAGGAGAACCAGATGCTCGAAGGAATCGCCATCGTCGGCATGGCCGGCCGCTTTCCGGGCAGCAAAAACATCGCCGAATTCTGGTCGCATCTGCAAAACGGCAACGAGACGATCTCCGACTTTACCGAGGAAGAGCTGAAGGCGGCAGGTGTCGATCCTGACCTCATGCAAGACCCGCAGTATGTGAAGCGCGGGGGCTTGCTGCAAGACCGCGACCTGTTCGACGCCAACTTTTTCGACTATACCGCGAAAGAAGCGGAAGTGACCGACCCGTCGCACCGCCTGTTTTTGGAGACGGCGTGGGAAGCGCTGGAGACGGCCGGCTATGACGCCGAGCAGTATCCGGGGCGGATCGGCGTGTACGGCGGCGTGGGCCAGAACAGCTTTTCCTATCATCTGTACGGCAACCCCGGCGTGTTTGGGCAGATCGGGGCGCTGCAGGCGACGCTTGCGACTTCGTATGATTTCCTCGCGACGCGCGTCGCCTACAAACTCAATCTGACCGGTCCGGCGATCACCTTGCAGACCGCCTGCTCCACGTCGCTGGTGGCGGTGCACCAAGCCTGCCAGCAGCTGTTGATGCATGAGTGTGACATGGCGCTGGCCGGCGGCGTGGCGATCAAGCTGCTCGAAGCGGAAGGGTATCTGTATCAGGAAGGCAGCATTTTGTCGCCTGACGGGCATTGCCGGGCGTTTGACGAACAGGCGCAAGGCACGATCGGCGGCGACGGGGTCGGCGTGGTGGTGTTAAAGCGTCTGGAGGATGCGCTCGAAGACGGCGACAGCATCTATGCTGTGATCCGCGGGTCGGCGGTCAACAACGACGGCGCGGGCAAAATCGGCTTTACCGCTCCCAGCGTCGACGGGCAGGCGCAAGTCATCCTCGACGCGCTGGCGGTGGCCGGGGTGGAAGCGGACTCGATCGCTTACATCGAGACGCATGGCACCGGCACGCCGCTCGGCGATCCGATTGAGATCGCGGCGCTGACCAACGCCTACCGCGAGAGCACCGACCGCGTGGGATATTGCGCGCTGGGCTCGCTGAAGACGAACATCGGCCACCTCGATGCAGCGGCCGGCGTGACCGGGCTGATCAAAGCGGCGCTGATGCTGCAGCACGGGCAGCTGGTGCCGAGCCTGCATTTTGAAAAAGCGAATCCGAAGCTGGGCATTGAGTCTTCTCCGTTCTATGTGAACACGGAGCTGAAAAGCTGGACGCGCGGCGTTGAACCGCGTCGCGCCGGGGTCTCGTCGTTTGGCATGGGCGGGACGAACGCGCATGTGGTGCTGGAGGAAGCACCGCACGCAACCGCTTCCTCCGAATCGTCGCGCAAGTGGAAACTGCTCGTCTTGTCGGCCAAAACGGGGTCTGCCCTGAACGCGGCAACGGAGAACCTGGCAGCGCATCTGCAGGCCAATCCGCAGGCGGAGCTGGCGGACGTGGCGTTCACGCTGCAGACGGGACGCCGGGCGTTCGATCACCGCCGCGTGGTAGCGGTGGAAAGCCACGCCGACGCGGTGGCAGCGCTGGAAGCGATGGACAGCAAGCGCGTGCTGACGGGCGAAGCGCAGACGCGCGACCGCTCGGTCGTGTTCCTTTTCCCCGGGCAAGGCGCGCAGTATGTGAACATGGGGCTGGATCTGTACCGGGAGGAGCCGGTGTTCCGCGAGCAGGTCGATGCTTGCGCAGAAGCGCTGCAGCCGACGCTTGGCGTTGATTTGCGCGACGTGCTTTACCCGTCTGCCGACCGCGTGGAGCAAGCGGGCGAACTGCTCCGCCAGACCTATCTCACACAGCCGGCTCTGTTCGTGATCGAATATGCGCTGGCGAAGTTGTGGATGGAGCTTGGCGTGCAGCCGGACGCGATGCTCGGACATTCGATCGGGGAGTATGTGGCGGCCGTCTTCGCCGGTGTGATGTCGCTGGAGGACGCGCTGCAGCTGGTCGCGATGCGCGGCAAGCTGATGCAGTCCTTGCCGGAGGGCACGATGCTGGCCGTACCGCTTACCGAAGCGGAAGTGCTGCCGCTGCTCGGCGCCGGATTGTCGCTGGCGGCGGTGAACGGGCCGCGCGCCTGCGTGGTCGCCGGAACCACGGAAGCGGTGCAACAACTGGAGGCGCAACTGCAAGCGCAGGAAGTGGAGTGCAGACGTTTGGTGACTTCGCATGCGTTCCACTCGGAGATGATGGACCCGATTCTCGCGGCGTTTGCGGAAGCGGTG includes the following:
- a CDS encoding non-ribosomal peptide synthetase; this encodes MSRFSKIAMSKEKRALLDKMLQDEGLVSSGVSRIEKRSGERPVRLSSSQQRLWFLDKMEPNSTSYNMPYQIELQGALDVQVLESALNEIIERHEILRTTFAAQDGKTAQVVHSMQPVAMPLVQADRAELPRLALAEAQKPFSLTAGPLLRAKLVQTGERAHTLLLTLHHIVFDGWSMNLLLQELSALYAAFAKGAPSPLADLPLQYGDYAEWQQEWLNGEGCQKQLDYWKATLSGAPVVLDLPTDRPRPVVQTHRGGNVGFALSKELAEQLKAWSRQEDVTLFMTLFSAFSVLLSRYSGQEDLLIGAPFAGRSQREAEGLIGFFVNTLVLRADLTGNPAPAELVRRVKDTVTGALSHQELPFDRLVEELQPARDASRSPLFQAMFNFLDAPHEELRFGGLALTHGEVLNGTAKFDLTLYVEDGSDGIRGNFEYNADLFEQATVERMAGHFRTLLEGIASRPELPVSELPLLTDAEWEQAVHGWNDTKTPYPQDRCIHQLFEAQAQRQPDAVATVYGGTALTYAELNVRANQLAHHLRRNGIGPDALVGLSVERSHDMVIGMLGILKAGGAYVPLDPAYPQERLSFMQEDTGIRVVVAQEQLVGNLPQSGLTMICLDRDAAQIAAESTENPEPLTGVEHLAYVLYTSGSTGVPKGVLVPHRAINRLVCNTDFAQLDATDVIGQVSNSSFDAVTFEIWGALANGGRIVGVGKEIALMPKEFAEEIKSQGITAMFLTSALFNQLAGVVPDAFSQMRHLLVGGEAVDARFMREVIKHGAPKRLLNAYGPTESTTFATWQDVYEMAFDALSIPIGKPIANTSAYVLDAYLQPVPVGVPGELYLGGDGVARGYLNRQELTAERFLQNPFAAGLLYKTGDLVCRLPNGAIEYISRLDHQVKVRGFRIELGEIEQALGALGNIRDVIAVVREDEPGDKRVVAYVVPERTEGFSAQELRGLLKEKLPEYMLPSAILALEALPLTVNGKVDRHALPHPQGLQSQSAEYAAPRTEMEEIVLSVWQQVLGVECIGIHDNFFDLGGHSLLLIQVHEGVQEKLQTQFSIVELFRHTTVYTLTKFLSQQQAQEPAKTAGRAEESQARAQSKKDVLSRRKQLSKGRGK